The following coding sequences are from one Salvia hispanica cultivar TCC Black 2014 chromosome 3, UniMelb_Shisp_WGS_1.0, whole genome shotgun sequence window:
- the LOC125214232 gene encoding succinate dehydrogenase [ubiquinone] iron-sulfur subunit 3, mitochondrial has translation MWRAWLKGGSKQVAKFSTKKGGFPILQGHPAAEQHAEEVVESQHNIQRNVKNQKEFKIYRWSPNHPHQKPFLQSFFLDLSTCGPMVLDALQKIKSEDDSSLTYRRSCREGICGSCAMNIDGTNTVACLKPIDSDTSTATVITPLPHMYVIKDLVVDLTHFYHQYKLIEPWLKTKKPPPGGKEYRQSTAERRRLDGLYECILCACCSTSCPSYWWNPEEFLGPAALLHAYRWISDSRDDFGDERLQALTDKEVRLYRCRTIKNCTATCPKSLNPANAINKMKVKHRFARPAEEPDNKVRA, from the exons atgtGGAGAGCATGGTTGAAGGGAGGATCGAAACAAGTGGCTAAATTTAGCACAAAAAAGGGAGGTTTCCCTATTCTGCAAGGCCACCCTGCTGCAGAGCAACATGCTGAAGAAGTAGTTGAATCACAACACAATATTCAAAGGAATGTAAAGAATCAGAAGGAGTTCAAGATATATCGATGGAGCCCTAATCATCCCCACCAAAAACCTTTTCTTCAATCCTTCTTTCTCGATTTGTCCACCTGTGGACCTATg GTTCTTGATGCTCTACAGAAGATAAAATCTGAAGATGATTCGAGTTTGACCTATAGGAGATCCTGTAGAGAAGGTATATGTGGTTCTTGCGCGATGAACATTGATGGGACGAACACGGTGGCCTGCCTTAAGCCGATTGATTCGGACACTAGCACGGCTACCGTAATAACCCCTCTGCCCCACATGTACGTGATCAAGGATTTAGTCGTTGATCTCACCCATTTCTACCACCAATACAA GTTGATCGAGCCATGGCTGAAGACGAAAAAGCCCCCACCGGGCGGGAAAGAATATAGGCAGAGCACAGCAGAGAGACGGAGGCTTGACGGGCTCTACGAGTGCATACTATGTGCTTGCTGCAGTACCTCGTGCCCGTCCTATTGGTGGAATCCCGAGGAGTTCCTCGGACCTGCAGCACTGCTTCATGCTTATCGCTGGATAAGCGACAG TCGGGATGATTTTGGTGACGAGCGGCTGCAAGCACTGACGGATAAGGAAGTTCGGCTGTATCGGTGCAGGACTATAAAGAACTGCACAGCTACATGCCCCAAGAGCCTGAATCCGGCAAATGCCATCAACAAGATGAAGGTGAAGCATCGGTTTGCTAGGCCGGCCGAGGAGCCCGACAATAAAGTTCGAGCTTAG
- the LOC125214233 gene encoding PLAT domain-containing protein 3-like: MNHLKKEAMAVKQSLLKLLILFSIITISTSDEDDCVYSIYVRTSTIIKGGTDSKIGATFYDADGYGIRINDIEAWGGLMGPGYDYFERGNLDIFSGRGPCIPGPICALNLTSDGTGSGHGWYCNYVEASSTGVHEECSKKYFEVEQWLATDAAPRQLYAYRNLCSGSSGRAGLMKRAMDLPKVSVV, translated from the exons ATGAATCATCTCAAGAAGGAAGCCATGGCAGTCAAGCAATCCTTGTTGAAGCTCCTCATCCTCTTCTCCATCATCACCATCTCCACATCT GACGAAGATGATTGCGTGTATTCCATCTACGTGAGAACGAGCACGATCATCAAAGGCGGCACCGATTCCAAGATCGGCGCCACCTTCTACGACGCCGACGGCTACGGCATCCGCATCAACGACATCGAGGCCTGGGGCGGCCTCATGGGCCCGGGATACGACTACTTCGAGCGGGGCAACCTCGACATCTTCAGCGGCCGCGGGCCCTGCATCCCGGGCCCCATCTGCGCCCTCAACCTCACCTCCGACGGCACCGGTTCGGGCCACGGCTGGTACTGCAACTACGTCGAGGCCTCCTCCACCGGCGTCCACGAGGAATGCTCCAAGAAGTACTTCGAGGTCGAGCAGTGGCTCGCCACCGACGCCGCGCCTCGCCAGCTCTACGCGTATCGAAACCTCTGTTCGGGCTCTTCGGGCCGGGCCGGGCTTATGAAGCGCGCCATGGATTTGCCCAAGGTGTCGGTCGTGTGA